A DNA window from Roseovarius sp. Pro17 contains the following coding sequences:
- a CDS encoding pyridoxal phosphate-dependent aminotransferase — translation MKFASITERLSGLGSAKWAVHVRARALRAEGRDIVELTIGEPDVPPVDALMEDAATAMRAGRMGYSNGMGEPGLRAALARRYTSSTGRDIHPDQVMCLPGTQTSLFTTLMGLVEEGDEVLVGDPMYATYEGCIRASGAAMVPVPLSPDNGFRMKAADIAVRITPRSRAILLNTPHNPTGAVLTRDDIREIGEVARKHDLWIISDEVYEELIFDGVPFASPLAEADLADRTVVVSSISKSHAAPGFRSGWAIGSTEFTSHLLSLSETMLFGSQPFLADATANAVSAPSTVAPGMRQRFAARAGYLAARLENESALSVSRPQAGMFALIDISSTGMSAEGYAFDLLENAGVAVMPGTSFGKTLDTWVRVALTAPDAALETACDRIVAHASAITASRSAAQ, via the coding sequence ATGAAATTCGCCAGCATAACCGAGCGTCTGTCAGGATTAGGCAGCGCCAAATGGGCCGTGCATGTACGCGCCCGTGCCCTGCGCGCCGAGGGTCGCGACATTGTCGAGCTGACCATAGGTGAGCCGGACGTGCCACCCGTCGATGCGCTGATGGAGGATGCGGCCACGGCCATGCGCGCCGGGCGCATGGGCTATTCCAACGGCATGGGCGAGCCGGGGCTGCGTGCGGCATTGGCGCGGCGCTATACCTCATCGACGGGTCGCGACATTCATCCCGATCAGGTCATGTGCCTGCCCGGCACGCAAACGTCGCTGTTCACCACCCTCATGGGGTTGGTCGAAGAGGGTGACGAGGTGCTGGTGGGCGATCCGATGTATGCCACCTACGAGGGCTGCATTCGTGCCAGCGGCGCGGCCATGGTTCCGGTGCCGCTGAGCCCCGATAATGGGTTCCGTATGAAGGCCGCCGATATCGCCGTACGCATCACGCCGCGCAGCCGCGCGATCCTGCTGAACACGCCGCACAATCCGACTGGTGCAGTCCTGACGCGCGATGATATCCGCGAGATCGGCGAGGTGGCGCGCAAGCATGACCTCTGGATCATCTCGGATGAGGTTTACGAAGAACTTATCTTTGACGGCGTGCCCTTCGCCTCGCCACTGGCCGAGGCCGATCTGGCGGATCGCACGGTCGTCGTCAGCTCGATCTCGAAAAGCCATGCCGCACCCGGTTTCCGCAGCGGCTGGGCCATTGGCAGCACCGAGTTCACGTCGCACCTGTTGTCGCTATCGGAAACGATGCTGTTCGGTAGCCAACCGTTTCTGGCGGACGCGACCGCGAATGCCGTGTCTGCCCCCTCGACCGTCGCGCCGGGAATGCGTCAGCGGTTCGCGGCGCGGGCAGGGTATCTGGCGGCCCGGCTAGAGAACGAGAGCGCGCTGAGTGTCAGCCGCCCGCAGGCGGGCATGTTCGCGCTGATCGACATTTCCAGCACGGGGATGAGCGCTGAGGGTTATGCGTTCGACCTGCTGGAAAATGCAGGCGTCGCGGTGATGCCCGGCACATCGTTCGGCAAGACGCTCGACACATGGGTGCGCGTCGCCCTGACCGCGCCAGATGCCGCACTCGAAACCGCGTGCGATCGCATTGTCGCCCATGCTAGCGCGATCACCGCAAGCCGGAGTGCAGCCCAATGA
- a CDS encoding class II aldolase and adducin N-terminal domain-containing protein produces MPHSVTQPNIHHWPARCQMAAAFRWTARLNMNEAVANHFSLAVNEDGTQFMMNPDQAHFARIRASDLLELDANDPDALDRPGAPDLTAWGLHGAIHRRCPHARCVMHVHSIHATVLASLADSRLPPIDQNCATFFNRYVIDEGYGGLAFEEEGERCAAQLQDPSKKVMIMGNHGVLVLGDSPADAFNRMYYFERAAETYVRALQTGQPLRVLPDDVAEKTAQELEGYPDQAERHLSELMAILDDEGSNYAT; encoded by the coding sequence ATGCCCCACTCAGTGACACAGCCCAACATCCATCATTGGCCCGCGCGATGCCAGATGGCCGCCGCCTTTCGCTGGACCGCGCGCCTCAACATGAACGAGGCGGTGGCAAATCATTTCAGCCTCGCCGTGAACGAGGATGGCACACAGTTCATGATGAATCCCGATCAGGCGCATTTCGCCCGCATCCGCGCGTCGGACCTGCTGGAGCTGGATGCCAACGATCCGGATGCGCTGGATCGCCCCGGCGCGCCCGACCTTACCGCGTGGGGCCTGCACGGCGCGATCCACCGCCGCTGCCCCCATGCGCGCTGCGTGATGCATGTGCATTCGATCCACGCCACTGTTCTCGCCAGCCTCGCAGATAGCCGCCTGCCGCCGATCGACCAGAACTGCGCGACATTCTTTAATCGCTATGTCATCGACGAGGGCTATGGCGGCCTTGCCTTTGAGGAAGAGGGCGAGCGTTGCGCCGCGCAGCTGCAAGACCCGTCCAAAAAGGTGATGATCATGGGCAATCACGGCGTACTGGTGCTGGGCGACAGCCCTGCTGATGCCTTTAACCGCATGTATTACTTTGAGCGCGCCGCCGAGACCTACGTTCGTGCGCTGCAAACCGGCCAACCGCTACGCGTGCTGCCCGACGACGTGGCCGAAAAAACCGCGCAGGAGCTGGAAGGCTATCCCGATCAAGCCGAGCGGCATCTGTCCGAGCTGATGGCGATTCTGGATGACGAGGGATCGAATTACGCGACCTGA
- a CDS encoding TetR family transcriptional regulator C-terminal domain-containing protein, which translates to MSPERKTFRRIGPDQRREAMICAMLEIIAEDGIAAATTRAVAARAGVTPGLIRHYFDSKDALLSAAYQQHMTDLTHATCGVGQGASAAARLVAFIEAGLRAPVVSAEAVSLWAGFLTHAQQSPQMHEVHAQTYREFRDHLQGLIADALCEAGRATSTAALRRHAIACNAVIDGLWLEGGVLPDAFAPGELVAIGLASIGAMLGLPLAQNAQTATQDMIQIRITP; encoded by the coding sequence ATGTCGCCCGAACGCAAGACATTCCGCCGCATCGGCCCGGACCAGCGTCGCGAGGCGATGATCTGCGCGATGCTGGAGATCATCGCCGAGGACGGGATCGCGGCCGCGACCACCCGCGCTGTCGCGGCGCGTGCCGGGGTGACACCGGGCCTGATCCGGCATTATTTCGACAGCAAGGATGCGCTGTTGAGTGCGGCCTATCAGCAGCACATGACTGACCTCACGCACGCCACCTGCGGCGTGGGGCAGGGGGCCAGTGCCGCCGCGCGGCTTGTCGCATTTATCGAGGCGGGGCTGCGGGCGCCGGTGGTCAGTGCCGAGGCGGTATCGCTCTGGGCCGGTTTCCTGACCCATGCGCAGCAAAGCCCGCAGATGCACGAGGTTCACGCCCAGACCTACCGTGAGTTTCGCGACCATTTACAGGGGCTCATTGCCGATGCGCTTTGCGAGGCGGGCCGCGCAACCTCTACGGCGGCGCTGCGCCGCCACGCTATCGCCTGCAACGCCGTGATCGACGGGCTGTGGCTGGAGGGTGGCGTTTTGCCAGACGCCTTCGCGCCGGGTGAATTGGTCGCGATTGGGTTGGCCTCGATCGGCGCGATGCTGGGCCTGCCATTGGCGCAGAACGCGCAGACCGCAACACAAGACATGATACAGATAAGGATAACGCCATGA
- a CDS encoding DegT/DnrJ/EryC1/StrS family aminotransferase, giving the protein MTIKFPLATSSWDQAEHDALARVIASDMYSMGPEVKAFEQQFARQFGCNFAVMVNSGSSANLLMTAALRYTTNPALNLQPGDEIIVPAVSWSTTYYPLHQYGLRMKFVDIDLNTLNYDLDALAEAITDRTRALMVVNLLGNPNDFDAIERLTQGRNIVMIEDNCESMGATLNGRECGTFGVMGSYSAFFSHHISTMEGGIVATDDEELYHIMLSLRAHGWTRNLPKHNHVTGEKSDDPFEESFRFVLPGYNLRPLEMSGALGQAQLEKLPGLIKGRRANGALLQQRLGNHPKFMIQREVGHSSWFGFSLILREEAGLDRKDFVEWLRDQGFETRPIVSGNFAKNEVLKYFDYEIHGELKNADYIDRHGLFVGNHHYPIPEAIDALADF; this is encoded by the coding sequence ATGACCATCAAATTCCCCCTCGCGACCTCTTCGTGGGATCAAGCCGAGCACGATGCGCTGGCACGGGTCATCGCGTCGGACATGTATTCGATGGGCCCTGAGGTGAAAGCCTTTGAACAGCAGTTCGCGCGCCAGTTCGGGTGCAACTTTGCGGTGATGGTAAATTCCGGCAGCTCGGCCAACCTGCTGATGACCGCCGCGCTGCGGTACACGACCAACCCGGCGCTGAACCTGCAGCCGGGCGACGAGATCATCGTGCCTGCGGTAAGTTGGTCGACAACCTATTATCCGCTGCACCAATATGGGCTGCGGATGAAGTTCGTCGATATCGACCTCAACACGCTAAACTATGACCTCGACGCGCTGGCGGAGGCTATAACCGACCGTACCCGTGCGCTGATGGTGGTCAACCTACTGGGCAATCCAAACGATTTCGACGCGATCGAGCGCCTGACCCAAGGCCGGAATATCGTGATGATCGAGGATAATTGCGAATCCATGGGTGCCACGCTGAACGGTCGCGAATGCGGCACCTTCGGCGTCATGGGCAGCTACTCGGCTTTTTTTTCGCACCACATCTCGACCATGGAGGGCGGCATCGTCGCCACCGATGATGAGGAGCTTTACCACATCATGCTCAGCCTGCGCGCCCATGGCTGGACGCGCAACCTGCCCAAACATAACCACGTCACAGGCGAGAAAAGCGACGATCCCTTTGAGGAGAGCTTTCGCTTTGTGCTGCCGGGTTACAATCTGCGCCCGCTGGAAATGTCGGGCGCGTTGGGACAGGCGCAGCTTGAAAAACTGCCGGGCCTCATCAAGGGCCGCCGTGCCAATGGCGCGCTGCTTCAGCAGCGCCTCGGGAATCACCCGAAATTCATGATCCAACGTGAGGTCGGACACAGCAGTTGGTTCGGTTTCTCGCTGATCCTGCGCGAGGAGGCGGGGCTGGACCGCAAGGACTTTGTCGAATGGCTGCGCGATCAGGGGTTCGAGACGCGGCCCATCGTCAGCGGTAATTTCGCCAAGAACGAGGTGCTGAAATACTTTGACTACGAAATCCACGGCGAACTGAAGAACGCTGATTACATCGACCGTCACGGGCTTTTCGTCGGAAACCACCACTATCCGATCCCCGAAGCGATCGACGCGCTGGCCGACTTCTAA
- a CDS encoding transporter substrate-binding domain-containing protein, translating into MKLKVMLTAATAALALTTGAAMADAVKIGIAAEPYPPFAAPDAAGNWTGWEVEIANAICAAEEMECEITPTGWDGIIPSLMGEQIDVIMASMSITEDRAKKIDFSDYYYKTPAVIVTAKDSGITPDADGLSGKILGVQASTTHQAYANAHFEDVASEIRVYQTQDEANQDLYSGRIDAVQADSIAMADFIDSDIGGCCEIVGPVADDAAILGNGVGAGVRKGDDELREKLNAGIAKILEDGTHDEITKKYFSTSIYSN; encoded by the coding sequence ATGAAACTCAAGGTAATGCTGACCGCAGCCACCGCTGCTCTGGCCCTCACCACCGGCGCCGCCATGGCCGACGCCGTCAAGATCGGCATCGCGGCCGAGCCCTACCCGCCCTTTGCCGCGCCCGACGCCGCTGGCAACTGGACCGGTTGGGAGGTCGAGATCGCGAACGCCATCTGCGCCGCCGAAGAAATGGAATGCGAGATCACGCCGACCGGTTGGGACGGCATCATTCCCTCGCTGATGGGCGAGCAGATCGACGTCATCATGGCCTCGATGTCGATCACCGAGGACCGCGCCAAGAAAATTGACTTTTCCGATTATTATTACAAGACGCCCGCCGTCATCGTCACCGCCAAGGACTCGGGCATCACGCCTGATGCGGACGGCCTCAGCGGCAAAATCCTGGGCGTTCAAGCCTCGACCACCCACCAGGCCTATGCGAATGCGCATTTTGAGGATGTCGCCTCAGAAATCCGCGTTTACCAAACGCAGGACGAGGCCAATCAGGACCTGTATTCCGGTCGCATCGACGCCGTGCAGGCCGACAGCATCGCCATGGCCGACTTTATCGATAGCGATATCGGCGGCTGCTGCGAGATCGTCGGCCCCGTGGCGGATGATGCCGCAATCCTGGGCAACGGGGTGGGCGCTGGTGTGCGCAAAGGTGACGACGAACTGCGTGAAAAGCTGAACGCGGGCATCGCCAAGATTCTTGAAGACGGCACCCATGACGAGATCACCAAGAAGTACTTCTCGACCTCGATCTATAGCAATTAA
- a CDS encoding cupin domain-containing protein produces the protein MTMTCTATQLIDDARTRVTRFDFEPGQQTGWHTHAMDYVITTLTDCKMRLELPGGEIKENHVPAGSVYKRVEGTEHNVINEGDAPMSFIEVELK, from the coding sequence ATGACAATGACATGCACCGCGACCCAATTGATCGACGACGCCCGCACCCGCGTCACCCGCTTTGATTTCGAGCCGGGTCAGCAAACGGGCTGGCATACACATGCAATGGATTACGTCATCACGACGCTCACCGACTGCAAAATGCGGCTGGAACTGCCGGGCGGCGAGATCAAGGAAAACCATGTGCCCGCCGGCAGCGTCTATAAGCGCGTCGAAGGGACCGAGCATAACGTGATCAACGAAGGCGACGCGCCGATGTCGTTCATCGAGGTCGAACTGAAGTAA
- a CDS encoding GDP-L-fucose synthase, translating into MRGKILLTGGSGMVGRNIRAHERAGEWDILAPSSRELDLTDRAAVSTYMEAERPDLVIHAAGRVGGIHANMAHPVAFLADNAAMGQNVILEAHRVGVRQLINLASTCMYPRDAPNPLREDMILTAPLEPTNEGYALAKIMATRLCEYIRREDEGALFKTLIPCNLYGFYDKFDPKHSHLVPAIIHKLHVAKQTGAETVEIWGDGTARREFMFAGDLADAVLRAARDMQALPDLMNVGLGHDHSINHYYGAAAEVVGWRGRFTHDLTRPVGMQQKLCAIDRQEAWGWQPQTSLPEGLKRTYRHYLEVTQQ; encoded by the coding sequence ATGCGCGGTAAAATCCTTCTGACCGGCGGCTCTGGCATGGTGGGGCGCAACATCCGCGCGCATGAGCGTGCGGGCGAATGGGATATTCTCGCACCTTCCAGCCGTGAATTGGACCTGACCGACCGCGCCGCAGTCAGCACCTACATGGAGGCTGAGCGCCCGGATCTGGTAATCCATGCAGCGGGCAGGGTCGGCGGCATCCATGCCAATATGGCCCATCCCGTCGCGTTCCTCGCTGACAATGCGGCGATGGGGCAGAACGTGATCCTCGAGGCGCACCGCGTAGGCGTGCGGCAGTTGATCAACCTCGCCTCGACCTGCATGTATCCGCGCGACGCGCCGAACCCTCTGCGCGAGGATATGATCCTGACCGCTCCGCTGGAGCCAACGAACGAGGGCTACGCGCTGGCCAAGATCATGGCGACCCGCCTGTGCGAGTACATAAGGCGCGAGGACGAGGGCGCACTTTTCAAGACGCTTATCCCCTGCAACCTCTATGGTTTCTACGACAAGTTCGACCCCAAGCACTCGCATCTGGTCCCGGCCATTATCCACAAACTGCACGTCGCCAAGCAAACCGGCGCCGAGACCGTCGAGATATGGGGCGACGGCACAGCCCGGCGCGAATTCATGTTTGCGGGTGATCTGGCCGATGCTGTGCTGCGCGCCGCTAGGGATATGCAGGCGCTGCCGGATCTGATGAACGTGGGCCTTGGCCACGATCATTCCATCAACCACTACTATGGCGCTGCTGCCGAAGTTGTCGGATGGCGCGGCCGCTTTACCCACGATCTGACCCGTCCCGTAGGCATGCAGCAAAAGCTGTGCGCGATAGATCGGCAAGAGGCATGGGGCTGGCAGCCGCAGACATCGCTGCCCGAGGGGCTAAAGCGCACCTATCGCCACTACCTTGAGGTAACGCAACAATGA
- a CDS encoding ABC transporter permease subunit: MEQTLELLSLSPPGWGANLLRGLAASLQIALGAFGFGLIIGFFGAMGKLYGSPWVRDLLEVYTTVVRAVPELVLILILYFVGTDIINQIAAAMGRGPVEISGVAAGIWVLGIVQGAYATEILRGAIRAIPPGQTEAARAYGMPRAMLAWRVTIPAMTAFAIPGIANLWLIATKDTALLAVVGFSELTLETRQAAQTTRAYFTFFLAAGFLYLMVTLFSGVIFGRIEKWARRGQPSHRAS; this comes from the coding sequence TTGGAGCAAACTCTAGAATTGCTTTCGCTATCGCCCCCCGGCTGGGGGGCGAACCTTCTGCGCGGTCTGGCCGCTTCGCTCCAGATCGCGCTGGGGGCCTTTGGCTTTGGCCTGATCATCGGGTTCTTTGGTGCGATGGGCAAACTTTATGGCAGCCCGTGGGTGCGTGACCTGCTGGAAGTCTACACGACCGTCGTGCGCGCCGTGCCCGAACTGGTCCTGATCCTCATTCTCTATTTCGTCGGCACCGATATCATAAATCAGATTGCCGCCGCCATGGGGCGCGGCCCCGTCGAAATCAGCGGAGTCGCCGCCGGCATCTGGGTGCTGGGCATCGTGCAGGGCGCCTATGCCACCGAAATTCTGCGCGGCGCGATCCGCGCCATTCCGCCCGGCCAGACCGAAGCTGCGCGCGCCTACGGGATGCCGCGCGCCATGTTGGCGTGGCGTGTAACAATCCCCGCGATGACCGCCTTTGCCATTCCCGGCATTGCCAACCTCTGGCTGATCGCAACCAAGGACACCGCCCTGCTGGCTGTCGTCGGATTCAGCGAGCTGACGCTGGAAACGCGGCAGGCCGCCCAGACGACGCGGGCCTATTTCACCTTCTTCCTCGCGGCAGGCTTTCTCTACCTGATGGTCACGCTCTTTTCTGGCGTCATATTCGGGCGGATCGAAAAATGGGCGCGGCGCGGACAACCCTCGCACAGGGCGTCATGA
- a CDS encoding dimethylarginine dimethylaminohydrolase family protein, producing the protein MTSPATHFNHAISRRPAASVTGGLRAEDRGAPDLARMQAAHDAYIATLRATGAKVVVLEALEDYPDALFVEDTALCLPEGAIMMRPGADSRMGEVAQMRPTLAGLFDDLRDISGPGHIEGGDILFTGREVLVGRSARTDAEGVAELRIILEEWGHSLRELQTPEGVLHFKTDCSLLDPETVLSTKLLDNGYCFDGYRVLHLPEGEEAAANAIRFNDVVLLPDGFPKTADMLTREGYDIRPIDNTDCALLDGGMSCLSLRFNV; encoded by the coding sequence ATGACCAGTCCCGCCACCCATTTCAATCACGCCATCAGCCGCCGCCCCGCCGCCAGTGTCACCGGCGGTTTGCGTGCCGAGGATCGCGGTGCGCCTGACCTCGCGCGGATGCAGGCCGCTCACGACGCATATATCGCAACCCTGCGCGCGACCGGCGCCAAAGTCGTCGTGCTGGAGGCGCTGGAGGATTATCCCGACGCGCTGTTTGTCGAAGACACTGCGCTATGCCTGCCCGAAGGCGCGATCATGATGCGACCCGGTGCCGACAGCCGCATGGGCGAGGTTGCCCAGATGCGGCCAACGCTGGCCGGACTGTTCGACGATCTGCGCGACATCAGCGGACCGGGCCATATCGAGGGCGGTGATATTCTGTTCACCGGCCGCGAGGTGCTGGTCGGCCGCTCGGCGCGCACCGATGCCGAGGGCGTGGCGGAGTTGCGCATCATTTTGGAAGAGTGGGGCCATAGCTTGCGAGAGTTGCAGACACCCGAAGGCGTGCTGCATTTCAAAACCGACTGCTCGCTGCTGGACCCGGAAACGGTGCTGTCGACCAAGTTGCTGGATAACGGTTACTGTTTCGACGGCTACCGCGTGCTGCATCTGCCCGAGGGCGAGGAGGCGGCGGCGAATGCCATCCGTTTCAATGACGTTGTGCTGCTGCCGGACGGCTTTCCGAAAACAGCCGACATGCTGACGCGCGAGGGGTATGACATCCGCCCCATCGACAACACCGATTGCGCGCTGCTGGATGGCGGCATGTCGTGCCTGTCGCTGCGATTTAACGTCTGA
- a CDS encoding ABC transporter ATP-binding protein, protein MSSAQSAPQAEANERHSAADRPDTAGEEAIRVEDLHKSFGNLEVLKGVSLTAARGDVVAIIGGSGSGKSTMLRCINFLETPTSGKIIVAGEEVAMRPDGTPAKPKQIERIRTRLAMVFQSFNLWTHRTLLENVIEVPVHVLKIPKREATARAMELLERVGLAEKAASYPAFLSGGQQQRAAIARALAVDPSVMLFDEPTSALDPELVGEVLTVISDLAAEGRTMILVTHEMKFAREVASHVIYLSEGRIEEEGPPEEVFGNPKSERLQQFLRTVA, encoded by the coding sequence ATGAGTTCCGCACAATCCGCGCCACAAGCGGAGGCGAACGAGCGCCACAGCGCAGCAGACCGGCCCGATACCGCCGGCGAAGAGGCGATTCGCGTCGAGGACCTGCATAAATCCTTCGGCAATCTCGAAGTGCTCAAGGGCGTGTCGCTAACGGCAGCGCGCGGCGATGTGGTGGCGATCATCGGCGGCTCAGGCTCGGGCAAGTCGACCATGCTGCGCTGCATCAATTTCCTGGAAACACCCACTTCAGGTAAAATCATCGTCGCAGGCGAAGAGGTCGCGATGAGGCCCGATGGCACGCCTGCCAAACCGAAACAGATCGAGCGTATACGCACCCGCCTTGCCATGGTGTTTCAGTCCTTCAACCTATGGACGCACCGGACCCTGCTGGAGAACGTGATCGAGGTGCCGGTGCATGTGCTGAAAATCCCCAAACGCGAGGCCACGGCCCGCGCGATGGAACTGCTGGAACGTGTCGGCCTCGCCGAAAAGGCGGCCAGCTATCCCGCCTTTCTGTCTGGCGGGCAACAGCAACGCGCCGCGATCGCACGCGCGCTGGCAGTGGACCCGTCGGTCATGCTGTTCGATGAACCGACCAGCGCGCTCGACCCCGAACTGGTGGGCGAAGTGCTGACCGTTATCAGCGATCTGGCCGCCGAAGGGCGCACCATGATCCTCGTCACGCATGAGATGAAATTCGCGCGCGAGGTGGCGAGCCACGTCATCTACCTATCCGAGGGCCGCATCGAAGAAGAAGGCCCGCCCGAAGAGGTGTTCGGCAATCCGAAATCCGAACGACTGCAACAGTTTCTCAGGACCGTCGCCTAA
- the gmd gene encoding GDP-mannose 4,6-dehydratase yields the protein MKRALITGITGQDGSYLAELLLEKGYEVHGIKRRASSFNTQRIDHIFQDPHEANPRLKLHYGDLTDTSNLTRLLAEIRPDEVYNLGAQSHVAVSFEAPEYTADVDGIGTLRLLEAIRFLGMEKTCRFYQASTSELYGLVQETPQSETTPFHPRSPYAVAKMYSYWITVNYREAYGMYACNGILFNHESPRRGETFVTRKITRGLANIAQGLEDCLYMGNIDALRDWGHAKDYVRMQWMMLQQDAPDDFVIATGKQYSVREFIQWSAAELGIELEFSGEGLDEVGTVSAVTSDMAPEVKVGDVILRIDPRYFRPAEVETLLGDPTKAREVLGWEPQITAQEMCAEMVAEDLRNARRQRILIDHGYDLPLLRED from the coding sequence ATGAAACGCGCCCTCATTACCGGAATTACCGGACAGGATGGATCCTATCTGGCCGAGTTGCTCTTGGAAAAGGGCTATGAGGTGCATGGCATCAAGCGGCGTGCATCGTCGTTCAATACTCAGCGGATCGACCACATCTTTCAGGACCCGCACGAGGCCAATCCCCGGCTAAAACTGCATTACGGCGATCTGACCGACACGTCGAACCTGACGCGTCTGCTGGCCGAAATTCGACCTGATGAGGTCTATAACCTTGGCGCGCAGAGCCATGTTGCCGTCAGTTTTGAGGCGCCGGAATATACCGCGGACGTCGACGGCATCGGCACGCTGCGCCTGCTGGAGGCGATCCGGTTTCTGGGGATGGAGAAGACGTGCCGGTTTTATCAGGCCTCAACATCTGAACTGTATGGCCTCGTGCAGGAAACCCCGCAGAGCGAAACGACGCCGTTTCATCCGCGCAGTCCCTATGCGGTGGCCAAGATGTATTCCTACTGGATTACGGTGAACTACCGCGAGGCTTATGGGATGTATGCATGCAACGGCATCCTCTTTAACCACGAAAGCCCGCGCCGGGGTGAGACGTTCGTCACGCGCAAGATCACGCGCGGGCTGGCCAATATAGCGCAGGGTTTGGAGGATTGCCTTTATATGGGCAACATCGACGCATTGCGCGATTGGGGCCATGCCAAGGATTATGTGCGTATGCAGTGGATGATGCTGCAACAGGACGCGCCCGACGATTTCGTCATCGCCACGGGCAAGCAATACTCGGTGCGCGAGTTCATTCAGTGGTCGGCGGCTGAACTGGGCATCGAGCTGGAATTTAGCGGCGAGGGGCTGGACGAGGTTGGGACGGTTAGCGCCGTTACCTCTGACATGGCGCCCGAGGTCAAGGTGGGCGACGTCATCCTGCGCATCGATCCGCGCTATTTCCGGCCCGCCGAGGTCGAGACGCTGCTGGGTGATCCGACCAAAGCGCGTGAGGTGCTGGGGTGGGAGCCGCAGATCACAGCGCAAGAGATGTGCGCCGAGATGGTGGCCGAAGATCTGAGAAATGCGCGCCGTCAGCGCATTCTGATCGATCACGGCTACGACCTGCCGCTTTTGCGCGAGGATTGA
- a CDS encoding porin: MTHNHSCYSEEGHTLKKHLLSTSAIALGVVALAAPVAAQEWDVSFGGFMSQHVAYKDLSGSALNPFGDYDGVDIHSTSEIIFTPSITLDNGLTFGVNVQLEGENTGGQIDESYMSISSDTLGQILIGSENSAGYKSMVGAPGVTSMYINSPSISSFIPFSLAYPGGFRQAGLSSYTEVAGNNDVQRLTYFTPSFNGLTVGVSYAPTGAVNVANSFGGPDKTLVLSDIFDIGVNYSQTFGTTSVTLAARYGVGDAPAGGGSDPETWGIGAQVGFADFTIGASYAENDNGVAFGVGDNEGWSLGVTYDIAGPWALEALTYQGEQTVAGGGTADYEAYRIGASRDLGPGVDWDIYIVQLDADNGVIGAGNLDVSGTVIGTGINLSF; encoded by the coding sequence ATGACACATAATCATTCCTGCTACTCTGAGGAGGGACACACCTTGAAAAAGCATCTGCTTAGCACCAGCGCAATCGCCCTGGGCGTCGTCGCACTGGCAGCACCTGTCGCGGCCCAAGAATGGGACGTTTCGTTCGGCGGCTTTATGAGCCAGCACGTCGCATACAAAGATCTGAGCGGCTCCGCTCTGAACCCTTTCGGCGACTATGACGGCGTCGACATCCACTCGACTTCCGAGATCATCTTCACCCCCTCGATCACGCTGGACAACGGCCTGACATTCGGCGTGAACGTGCAGCTCGAAGGCGAGAACACTGGCGGCCAAATCGACGAATCCTACATGTCGATCAGCTCCGACACTCTGGGCCAAATCCTGATCGGTTCCGAGAACTCGGCTGGTTACAAGTCCATGGTTGGCGCGCCCGGCGTTACTTCCATGTACATCAACTCGCCGTCGATCTCGTCGTTCATCCCCTTCTCGCTGGCATATCCGGGCGGTTTCCGTCAGGCGGGCCTGTCGAGCTACACCGAAGTCGCGGGTAACAACGACGTTCAGCGTCTGACCTACTTCACGCCTTCCTTCAACGGCCTGACCGTTGGCGTTTCCTACGCACCTACCGGTGCCGTGAACGTCGCCAACAGCTTTGGTGGTCCGGACAAGACCCTGGTTCTGTCGGACATCTTCGACATCGGCGTTAACTACAGCCAGACGTTCGGCACGACCAGCGTTACGCTGGCCGCACGCTACGGCGTGGGTGATGCGCCGGCCGGTGGTGGGTCCGATCCCGAAACTTGGGGTATTGGCGCACAGGTCGGTTTTGCTGACTTCACTATCGGTGCAAGCTACGCCGAGAACGACAACGGCGTCGCGTTTGGCGTAGGCGACAACGAAGGCTGGAGCCTTGGTGTAACCTACGACATCGCAGGTCCGTGGGCGCTCGAAGCTCTGACGTACCAAGGCGAGCAGACAGTCGCTGGTGGCGGCACTGCCGACTACGAAGCCTATCGCATCGGCGCAAGCCGCGATCTGGGCCCGGGCGTTGACTGGGACATCTACATCGTCCAGTTGGATGCAGACAACGGTGTGATTGGCGCGGGTAACCTCGACGTCAGCGGTACCGTCATCGGCACCGGCATCAACCTGTCCTTCTAA